A region from the Flexibacter flexilis DSM 6793 genome encodes:
- a CDS encoding T9SS type A sorting domain-containing protein — MTNLVAGQTYQWVVNGICTNGDKVAVNGTNFVTPTEPACSVPTNLSVDRITNVGARFNWDPTTNTKKSQLYTKTGTGSWYLWPSVPGDSTSVRAYDLRPNTTYSWYIQTVCNNGDIPSSKYYGPDFTTNSTEYCSSPSSLSVTQVADTGATLNWVADTSSTVKYYEVEFRKGGSSGAILFIKFKKVLSLRASNLLPNTEYFWKVRTHCTNADRQPWVSGGTFTTNCQSPTIFSTTDITGKGATLNWNKVSAKGFAVRVKDIVSSTWNYYPLSVSTDTTVRLSDLKLSTTYEWQVLDTCLSGNVNPWRNAGVFTTLATPYCADPSGLSLGTITSNGAVFNWTPTSLVGQYTLAVRNTSSPSNSWTAINVSGALSTYTVNFLSSGVTYEWRMKNECTNGDQNNDWILGANFTTVCASPSGLDTSSVTGTGATLNWAIDNTNVSKFEVQIKTVAATTWTNVSTSLAKTALNIRVSTLSPSTPYVWRIRSTCSNNTVNNWIQSNEFTTKGTFACSQPTSLATADITSNGADLTWVGGTSIATFDIEYKTSAATTWTRISGLSSATTSRRLTTLIQLTTYMWRVRSVCSNGDVSPWVNGADFTTTAEVACQSPTSLHTSDLTANGATLNWSLDTTGLGSVQISYKLTSSSTWGTAVTLAKGATSYRLSTLAVNTSYDWRIRTVCSNGDVQAFVTASSFLTTSVGACQSATGLFVSDTTSNGATLNWSLDTTGLKNMQISYKTSAGTTWGTAVTLAKGATSYRLSTLAVNTSYDWRIRTVCSNGDVQAFVTASFTTTNVNACNYPTSLTATSITSTGATLGWSIDTVGLKSMQLYYKLSSSATWSSAIAITKATTSYRLTGLTATTSYDWRIRTICSNNDVQNFVTSSFSTTNAAACNSPASLTATNLTASGATLGWTLDTTGLKNMQISYKTSAATTWGTAVTLAKAVTSYRLNTLTANTSYDWRIRTVCSNGDVQAYVTSNFTTVDTFACSQPSSLFTSGITTSAVTFNWTGGSNISTYDIQFKTVAATAWTSVVTGLSGSAVSRTRTGLTSGTTYMWRMRNKCTNTDINPWVNGTNFATLAPRFGDESFANNWTETINLYPNPSGGLVNIGVETSNELPIEITVLNALGQQVMSRNVTFTNDNNTTEFNLTALPAGMYFVKMKSAQKVVTRQLILENR, encoded by the coding sequence ATGACCAACTTAGTTGCTGGTCAAACGTATCAGTGGGTTGTAAATGGGATATGTACTAATGGTGATAAAGTTGCTGTGAATGGTACAAATTTTGTTACACCTACTGAGCCTGCATGCTCAGTTCCCACGAATCTGAGTGTGGATAGAATTACCAATGTAGGCGCACGTTTTAATTGGGATCCGACAACCAATACGAAAAAATCGCAACTTTATACTAAAACTGGCACGGGAAGTTGGTATTTGTGGCCAAGTGTGCCAGGTGATTCCACTAGTGTCAGGGCATATGATTTACGACCGAATACAACCTACTCTTGGTATATTCAGACTGTTTGTAACAATGGGGATATACCTTCTTCAAAATACTATGGCCCAGATTTTACAACAAATAGTACCGAGTATTGCAGCTCGCCTTCATCTTTGAGTGTAACGCAAGTTGCTGACACTGGTGCAACCTTAAATTGGGTAGCTGATACATCATCTACTGTCAAATATTATGAGGTTGAATTTAGAAAAGGAGGATCTTCAGGAGCTATTTTATTTATTAAGTTTAAAAAAGTTTTGTCACTTAGAGCATCCAATTTGCTTCCTAATACAGAATATTTTTGGAAAGTAAGGACTCATTGCACTAATGCAGATAGACAGCCATGGGTTTCAGGAGGAACATTTACCACAAATTGTCAGTCGCCAACTATATTTTCTACTACTGACATTACAGGAAAAGGGGCTACACTTAATTGGAATAAAGTGTCAGCAAAAGGCTTTGCTGTACGAGTGAAAGATATTGTATCGTCAACATGGAATTACTATCCGCTTTCCGTATCTACAGATACTACTGTAAGACTTTCAGATTTGAAGTTGAGTACTACCTATGAATGGCAAGTTCTTGATACATGTTTGTCAGGAAATGTGAATCCGTGGAGAAATGCAGGTGTATTTACAACCTTAGCGACACCGTATTGTGCTGATCCATCTGGCCTTAGTCTTGGAACCATTACATCTAATGGGGCGGTATTTAATTGGACTCCTACTTCTTTAGTCGGACAATACACATTAGCAGTTCGGAATACATCTTCTCCAAGCAACTCTTGGACCGCGATAAATGTTAGTGGTGCGCTTAGTACCTATACCGTTAATTTTTTGTCTTCTGGCGTGACCTACGAGTGGAGAATGAAAAATGAATGTACAAACGGAGACCAAAATAATGATTGGATTCTCGGAGCTAATTTTACAACTGTTTGTGCTTCTCCTTCTGGTTTGGATACAAGTAGCGTAACGGGTACGGGAGCTACGCTTAACTGGGCTATAGATAACACAAATGTTAGTAAGTTTGAGGTGCAAATTAAAACTGTTGCTGCAACGACTTGGACCAATGTATCCACGAGTTTAGCAAAAACAGCTCTGAATATTCGGGTATCTACCTTGTCTCCTTCTACTCCTTATGTTTGGAGAATTAGGAGTACTTGTAGTAACAATACTGTGAACAATTGGATCCAATCAAATGAATTTACGACAAAAGGGACTTTTGCGTGTAGTCAACCAACTAGTTTGGCAACGGCTGATATTACAAGTAATGGCGCAGATTTGACTTGGGTTGGCGGAACAAGTATTGCTACTTTTGATATAGAATACAAGACAAGTGCAGCCACTACATGGACAAGAATTTCGGGACTTTCTAGTGCAACTACCTCTCGCAGGCTTACTACATTAATCCAGCTTACTACTTACATGTGGCGTGTTCGTAGTGTATGCTCTAACGGTGATGTGTCTCCTTGGGTGAACGGTGCAGACTTTACAACAACAGCTGAAGTTGCGTGTCAGTCTCCAACAAGTTTACATACAAGTGATTTGACTGCTAACGGAGCGACATTGAATTGGAGCTTGGATACCACGGGCTTAGGTTCTGTACAGATTTCTTACAAATTAACATCATCAAGTACATGGGGTACGGCAGTAACATTAGCTAAAGGGGCTACAAGTTATCGTTTGAGCACATTGGCTGTGAACACCTCTTATGATTGGCGCATAAGAACTGTATGTAGCAATGGCGATGTGCAAGCATTTGTAACGGCATCAAGTTTCCTTACAACATCTGTCGGAGCTTGTCAAAGTGCTACGGGTTTGTTTGTCTCCGATACTACCTCCAATGGAGCGACATTGAATTGGAGCTTGGATACTACGGGTTTGAAGAACATGCAAATATCGTATAAAACGAGTGCAGGAACGACATGGGGCACAGCGGTAACATTAGCTAAAGGGGCTACAAGTTATCGTTTGAGCACATTGGCTGTGAACACCTCTTATGATTGGCGCATAAGAACTGTATGTAGCAATGGTGATGTGCAAGCATTTGTAACGGCATCTTTTACTACTACGAATGTAAATGCTTGTAACTACCCTACAAGTTTAACGGCGACAAGTATTACTTCTACGGGCGCAACATTAGGCTGGAGCATAGATACCGTAGGCTTAAAGAGCATGCAATTGTACTATAAACTGAGTTCGTCTGCTACTTGGAGTTCGGCGATTGCTATCACAAAAGCTACGACATCTTATAGGTTGACAGGCCTTACCGCAACAACTTCTTATGATTGGAGAATCAGAACTATTTGTAGCAATAATGATGTACAAAATTTTGTAACAAGTTCATTCTCTACAACTAACGCTGCGGCTTGCAACTCACCTGCAAGCCTAACAGCTACAAACCTAACAGCTTCTGGTGCTACATTGGGTTGGACATTGGATACTACGGGTTTGAAGAACATGCAAATATCATATAAAACGAGTGCAGCAACCACATGGGGGACTGCTGTAACTTTGGCTAAAGCTGTAACTTCGTATAGATTAAATACTCTAACCGCGAATACCTCTTATGATTGGCGTATAAGAACTGTATGTAGCAATGGTGATGTTCAGGCGTATGTTACAAGTAATTTTACGACTGTGGATACATTTGCTTGTAGCCAACCGTCAAGTTTGTTTACGTCGGGAATTACCACTTCGGCTGTAACGTTTAACTGGACTGGCGGTTCTAATATTTCAACTTATGATATCCAGTTCAAAACTGTGGCAGCTACTGCATGGACAAGTGTTGTAACAGGTTTGAGTGGCTCGGCTGTGTCTCGCACAAGAACAGGCCTAACATCTGGTACTACATATATGTGGCGCATGCGTAACAAGTGTACTAATACAGATATCAATCCTTGGGTTAATGGAACTAATTTTGCGACACTTGCACCACGTTTTGGTGATGAATCTTTTGCTAATAACTGGACAGAAACCATTAATTTGTATCCTAACCCAAGCGGTGGATTGGTAAATATTGGTGTGGAAACTTCTAACGAATTACCAATTGAAATCACTGTACTTAATGCGTTGGGACAACAAGTAATGAGCAGAAATGTAACTTTCACTAATGATAACAATACCACAGAATTTAACCTTACGGCTTTGCCTGCTGGTATGTATTTCGTGAAAATGAAATCAGCTCAAAAAGTGGTTACTCGCCAGCTCATTCTTGAGAATCGTTAA
- a CDS encoding NAD(P)H-dependent glycerol-3-phosphate dehydrogenase, with protein sequence MNTSLDTVPRVAVVGGGSWATAIVKILCEQSVKIRWWLRKPEDVAHISHYHHNPSYLTDVQIDTHKVEAHSDLKYVLSEADFVVLAVPAAFVQSALQGIDSEDLQGKVIVSAIKGMIPERNILVTDYVEQYYNVPPEQLCIIAGPCHAEEVALERQSYLTIAGYQKETAERFAALLNCRYIKATVNTDLYGVEYAAVIKNIVAIACGICHGLNHGDNFQAVLVSNAMQEIKCFLDTRFPLQRDVNSSAYMGDLLVTAYSQFSRNRTFGNMIGRGYSVKSAQVEMNMIAEGYYAVQSLYQVNQKYGAQMPIMEAVYKILYEKKSAQKEIDKLRKQLS encoded by the coding sequence TTGAATACATCTTTAGACACAGTGCCACGTGTAGCCGTTGTGGGTGGTGGCAGTTGGGCTACGGCCATCGTTAAAATTTTGTGCGAACAATCCGTAAAAATACGTTGGTGGTTGCGCAAACCCGAAGACGTGGCGCATATCAGCCATTATCATCATAATCCAAGTTATTTGACTGATGTACAAATAGATACACACAAAGTAGAGGCGCACAGCGATTTGAAATATGTGCTTTCCGAAGCTGATTTTGTGGTGCTGGCTGTGCCTGCGGCTTTCGTACAAAGTGCCTTGCAAGGCATAGATTCGGAGGATTTGCAAGGAAAAGTAATCGTTTCGGCCATCAAAGGCATGATTCCCGAACGCAATATTTTGGTGACGGATTATGTTGAGCAATATTATAATGTTCCGCCCGAACAGCTTTGCATTATTGCAGGGCCTTGCCATGCAGAAGAGGTGGCCTTAGAGCGTCAATCCTACCTGACCATTGCAGGCTACCAAAAAGAAACTGCCGAACGCTTTGCCGCTTTGCTCAATTGCCGATACATCAAAGCGACTGTAAACACAGACCTTTATGGGGTGGAATACGCCGCTGTAATCAAAAATATTGTGGCCATTGCTTGCGGCATTTGTCATGGGTTAAATCATGGCGACAACTTCCAAGCCGTGTTGGTTTCCAATGCCATGCAAGAAATCAAATGCTTTCTGGACACGCGTTTTCCGCTTCAGCGCGACGTAAACTCATCGGCCTACATGGGCGATTTGCTGGTTACGGCCTATTCGCAATTTAGTCGTAACAGAACTTTCGGGAACATGATTGGGCGCGGATACAGCGTAAAATCGGCGCAAGTGGAAATGAATATGATTGCCGAAGGCTATTACGCCGTACAAAGTTTGTATCAGGTAAACCAAAAATACGGCGCACAAATGCCGATTATGGAAGCGGTTTACAAGATTTTGTATGAAAAAAAATCTGCACAAAAAGAAATAGACAAACTCCGCAAACAACTCAGCTAA